The region ACAGCGTGGGGTCGTTTTTCAGGGCGTCGTACAACGGCTGCACTTTCTCTTCGAACGGTTTTTTGTCCGGATAAATAATCTCCACCCCCGCTTTCTGCACTTCCCGCAGCGATTCCTCTTCCGACTCGGCCCATAGCCTCCGCTCTTCCGGCACCGAGGCGTCGACAGCGGCCTGCAACCATTCCTGTTCTTCCGGACTTAGTTTGTTCCAGACTTTGGTACCGATCAGCAGCACGTCGGGCAGGGCCGTATGCTCGTCGAGCGAATAGTATTTACACACTTCGTAGTGGCGCGAGGAGTAGAAGCTCGGCGGGTTGTTCTCCGCGCCATCGACCACCCCCTGTTGCAGCGAGGTGTACAGCTCGCCGTACGACATCGGCGTGGGCGAACCGCCCATGATGCTGACCATGGCCTGGGCCGTGGGGCTTTCCATCACGCGGATCTTCAACCCCTGCAAATCGGCCGGGGTGTTGATCGGGCGATCTTTCATGTAAAAGCTGCGGCTCCCGGCATCGTAGAAGCACAGGCCGCGCAGCCAGTAATTTTCGCCGTCGCGCAGAATCTCTTCGCCAATGGGTCCGTCCTGCACGGCAAACTGGTGGGCCCGGTCGCGGAACAGGTACGGCAGCCCCAGCACCCGAAACTTGGGCGAGAAGCTTTCCATCACCCCGGCCGAGACTTTGGTCATGTCGAGGCTCCCGATCTGGAGAAGTTCGAGGGCCTCCCGCTCGGAGCCGAGTTGCTGGCTGGGGTAAATTTCGAGGGTCATCTTCCCGCCCGATACCTGTTCCAGCTGCTGCTTCATGTAGACCATGCCTTTGTGGACGGGGTGCGTCACGTCCAGGCCATGCGCCAGTTTCAGGACGCGCGTCTGGCGGGCCTCTTCACACGAAGCGAACAAGAGGAAACTAAAGACGAGAAGAAATGCGGTGGCGTTGATTTTCATAAAAAATGGTTTTACCACTAAGACGGTAAGAACACCAAGTAGCACTAAGACAAAGGCAAGCTCGAAAAGGCGTCTGTCACCAGCGGCACCAGGCTCTTGGTAATGTTTTCAGCGTGAAAGTTAATCAATAGACCTTTGGGCATCCCGGTTAATTTCAGATACGATAGCAACTGCGCTTTGTAGAGCGGAATGATGGTTTCTACCGCTTTCAACTCCACAATCACGGTTTCCTCGACTACAATATCCAATCGCAGGGCACCACCCAATTCCCGCCCTTTATACTGCACAGGCACTTGTACCTGAGAATTATAAGATAAGTGGCGACGCGACAACTCCTCCAGCATACACAATTCGTACACCGACTCCAGCAATCCCGGCCCGAGGTGTTTGTGTACCTCAATCGCACAACCTACTACGTCGAATGCGAGCTGATTGACCGATTGCTGTGTAAGTCTCATCCCTGAGTGCCGCTTCGTGCCCTTACTTCCTTAGTGGTGAAGGTATTTACTTCTTCTTCACGCGCTGCACGATGGCCATGGCTTCACGGACGCCGGCGGCCAGTTCCTCCCACTTGCCCTCTTTGATCAGGTTGGTCGGGAACAGCTTAGACCCCATGCCCACGCAAGCCACGCCCGCGTCGAACCAGGGCTTCAGGTTTTCTTCCGTCGGCTCTACCCCACCCGTCGGCATGATGCTCGTCCAGGGGCAGGGGCCTTTCACGGCCTTCACGAATTCGGGACCGCCGACCTGCGTGGCCGGGAAAATCTTCACGACTTCGGCACCGAGTTCTTCCGCGTAGTTGATCTCCGACAGGGAGCCGCAGCCCGGTGACCAGAGGATCTTGCGGCTGTTGCAGACCTTCGCCATGTCGGGTTTCAGGACCGGCGACACGATGAAGCTCGCGCCCAGCTGAATGTACAGCGAAGCCGTGCCCGCATCGACCACCGAGCCCACGCCCAGCATCATCTCGGGCGTTTCTTTCGCCGCCCATTTGTTCAGTTCGCCGAACGTTTCGTGGGCGAAGTCGCCGCGGTTGGTAAACTCAAAAACGCGTACGCCGCCGTCGTAACAGGCTTTGAGTACGTTCTTGCAGGTTGCTAAATCAGCGTTATAAAAAACGGGCACCATGCCGGTCTCGGCCATTTTGAGTGCCACTTGTATGCGTGTAAATCGAGACATGTAAGTTGGGATGTCCGGAAAACCGAAGGACCGGAGTCCGGAGCGGTTAAAAGTGTTCTTTTCTAATTTGAATGTATTTGCTCAGCATCGCCGACACTTTGCGCGTATGCGCTATTAAGGCACCTCCCACTTCAGGTGAGAGGATGCCTATGTCGATTGCGATGTAAAGCTGGGTACGCAGTTCGCCACAGGACGCCCGGGCAATGGTCAGGAAACGAACGAAGTCCTGATTCGAATTCCGCTCAAATCCTTCCGCTATGTTGGAAGGTACGGATACGCTGGCGCGCTGCATCTGATCCCGTAGTCCGAAATCACGACAGCCTGCCAGCGCCTTGTACATGGCGACGCTCAACTGCACCCCTTCCTTCCACACGTCCAGGTCCTCGAACCGCTGAATCTTTGCCATCTTCGTTCGTTATCCGGCCTCCGGACTCCTGTAGTCCTGCCTCCCCGCTAGCGCTAGCTAGCGCGATACCCGTCCGCTGGCGTCGCCGCTCATCAGCTTTTCTACTTCGTCGGCAGTGACGAGGTTGAAGTCGCCTTTGATCGTGTGCTTGAGGCAAGAGGCCGCCACGGCGAAGTTGAGGGCATTCTGGT is a window of Catalinimonas alkaloidigena DNA encoding:
- a CDS encoding TRAP transporter substrate-binding protein, encoding MKINATAFLLVFSFLLFASCEEARQTRVLKLAHGLDVTHPVHKGMVYMKQQLEQVSGGKMTLEIYPSQQLGSEREALELLQIGSLDMTKVSAGVMESFSPKFRVLGLPYLFRDRAHQFAVQDGPIGEEILRDGENYWLRGLCFYDAGSRSFYMKDRPINTPADLQGLKIRVMESPTAQAMVSIMGGSPTPMSYGELYTSLQQGVVDGAENNPPSFYSSRHYEVCKYYSLDEHTALPDVLLIGTKVWNKLSPEEQEWLQAAVDASVPEERRLWAESEEESLREVQKAGVEIIYPDKKPFEEKVQPLYDALKNDPTLYDLVQRIRAVETDNPGSPQL
- a CDS encoding GxxExxY protein, giving the protein MRLTQQSVNQLAFDVVGCAIEVHKHLGPGLLESVYELCMLEELSRRHLSYNSQVQVPVQYKGRELGGALRLDIVVEETVIVELKAVETIIPLYKAQLLSYLKLTGMPKGLLINFHAENITKSLVPLVTDAFSSLPLS
- a CDS encoding bifunctional 4-hydroxy-2-oxoglutarate aldolase/2-dehydro-3-deoxy-phosphogluconate aldolase — encoded protein: MSRFTRIQVALKMAETGMVPVFYNADLATCKNVLKACYDGGVRVFEFTNRGDFAHETFGELNKWAAKETPEMMLGVGSVVDAGTASLYIQLGASFIVSPVLKPDMAKVCNSRKILWSPGCGSLSEINYAEELGAEVVKIFPATQVGGPEFVKAVKGPCPWTSIMPTGGVEPTEENLKPWFDAGVACVGMGSKLFPTNLIKEGKWEELAAGVREAMAIVQRVKKK
- a CDS encoding four helix bundle protein, producing MAKIQRFEDLDVWKEGVQLSVAMYKALAGCRDFGLRDQMQRASVSVPSNIAEGFERNSNQDFVRFLTIARASCGELRTQLYIAIDIGILSPEVGGALIAHTRKVSAMLSKYIQIRKEHF